In the genome of Lathyrus oleraceus cultivar Zhongwan6 chromosome 4, CAAS_Psat_ZW6_1.0, whole genome shotgun sequence, the window GTCTTCCGAATTCCGCGAACTCGTCACCTTTGTTAACTTCAAAGAGAAAACCAAAAGGCGAGGTTGCAGAATCTCCAAGTCAAGATAGTAACTTGACACTCAAGCAACAGTATATGCTACAAGAAATCATCTTCAGGAAGAGCAAATCATGTGGAGAAGGAAGAGCAAGTTTATCACCCTTTGATGAATTCGATCATTGGTTAATCAAACCAAACACGGCCGAACATGACAACACTAATCACGAAAGCTTATTCGTAGATGAAACTATCAAAGAGAGTCATGCGAGTGACAATGAGCTTGAAACAATTGCAGACGGGGGATTCAAATGCAGTGCTCTTTGCATGTATCTTCCGGGATTCGGCAAAGCAAAGTCGGTTAAACCTAAAAAAGAAGGATTAGAAATGGAAGGTACAATATCTAGGACAGTTTCTTTGGAAAAATTTGAATGTGGTTCTTGGTCTTCTTCCAAAATATTCAATGATATTGAAAGAGATAACACAAGTTCTTATTTTGATCTTCCATTGGAATTGATCAATGGAAATATTACTAATGATGTACATTCACCTATTACATCAGCATTTGTTTTTGAGAAGAACCTTAAGGGGGTTCTTAAGAATGGTTCTTCTAAACCAAATGGTAGAAAATCAGATACATCGCCTCATCAAGTTAGGTTTTCTATGTCTTCCTCTACACCTCGTTATCCTCCTTCTCCGGTTTCGTGCAATACTCCTAGTTTAATAAAAGCGAAAGATGATTTTAATGCGTTCTTAGAAGCAAATAGTACTTGAAGAACTCAGAGATGTTTCTTCTTTTTCTCACTAGATCGAACGGTTCTCGTAGCTGATGCACCGTGGAACAGCTGAAGAGAATCCAAATCAACTACTTTGGTTGAGCATGATTGAATCACTTCAATAGAAAGTGGAGTTAGAAAAAAAATACTCACATCATTTGTTTGTTGTTCTACCAGTTTTTAACATGAACTACATGTTTGTTGATTAATTTGCAAGGGAAAAGCATGGGATGTTTTTGTCTAATGATATAAATGATTGCATAAATCTTCTCATATTGCAAAAAGTATATCATTCAAATAATAAAATTTAGTTTTATTATTGAGTTTTCCTATTACAATAGTTAAATTCATACATTTTATTTAAATGTTTGAGGATTTGTTATGATTTTGAGATATAAATTTGTAATGGGATAATTTCACTAGATCTTAAAAAGGAAGGTTCAGGAATCTAAGATGCAAGTCTATTGTCTCAATTTTAAGCGGGTGTCAAGTGTGAAAAAGGTAGATTGCTCGATACGCCACGAGGTGCAAATTTGGGTGATAGACCGCCCGTTTAAATTGGACCGTCCAAGTCAACTCACATTGCCCATTTACTTAGTAAACGTAAGAGATGACATGTCAAAGTAGCAGCCGATTAAAGTTCAGTCAAGGAAGGATAATCGCGTCCCTAGATTCTAGGGAGACTGAATCCCCTCTAAGCcaagtgtcgcatccgcgaaaaacaacaggcgggctaaaacaaaacaaacagagccgccaccgtgcgttatttatcccaaaagagggaaaggaaacgctcgaagtaaacctggaaaagacatggtctcgcgaccaaagagagatgggatcgggagtcggttatgcgaagggaaggtattagcacccctacgcatccgtcgtactcgacgggatccacgctcaaaagaatagaagaaaggttgcttaaacactgctcaaaagaatgcacacacacacactgagaacaacacaggtgggagaagaggggaaaaggctcgctaggatatcgcatcctatgcctacgtatctcatctggaatgagaatcagagctaccgtagttcggctcacgcacgccgaaacaaaacacacgcgcagacgctgagacgtcaaaacaaatacacaaacgggcaaacatggaaaccgaatgccaaccgctggacttacatcagactctgaaccaaacaaacacacacaggaaaccaactgccaatcgttgggcttacgtcggactccacacaacaaacaccaataggatacggactgccaatcgttggccttacgtccatctcctaacacacaagagggttaaccaacaaacaagttactaaggaggctggcactcgagcctagtaactgtcaagcaaacacacgcaaaaagaaaaagggtgaaaacacagactaaaagggagtcgggaactcgagcctgatagctgtcaagcacaacacactcaaaaagaaaaagggtgcccggagagatctcgtacgacctcctgcctacgtacctcatctggtatgaggatcagggcaacgtagttccccttaacaggggagaaacttctaacctaaccagaaacagggaaatgacaaactagaagggagcctgactcgagcctaatagttatcatgcaatccacaatagtcctaggttgaggtttctatctaacttgcacaggtagcaagctatcctaaacagcacaggcaaagcaaagcaaacatacacacaattagcacacactatatacaaacaaagtgggctcatacaaggttaggctgtgaaacacaagccaactggaatcgggtgatgttagctcttaaccctaacattgagagttagggtgaagcagatgaaatgggaagtgaggggtgtgcctcacagctcttatccctggcctgggagagcttgactcaaatagaaggggtgggagttcagaaagttggaactcttctccacatatgactgactcaacatggatcttgggttaatatccacaatgccTCAACAtaaggtgtgtgagcaaagtggatgacacacagaatagcaggagatggattgcacatctcttttatctgccaattgccttatcaaaggtcttttcctgcttggcacaaagataaacaaacacaagcattgcctcttaaggagggcttcagacaggtgcctgcccaagtaacatgacaggtcttccagactacatgaagtcagtgaattatacctcaaatggttaagcaaccaagcaacagcaaaagcaagttcaaaagaactcaaagcaacttaggtaccttcaagaagatgcagaagtggaATCCATGGATTTAGGTCTTGTAATGTAGAAACAGATGCTCCTCAAGGCTTAGgtggatgaatggatgaagaacAATAGCTCAATCGTGCTGGATCTTGcttgaatctccaactgccatggatgagtttgaacttcaacagcttcgaatcttgatgaaacttgatggatcttgcttcaatctacctccacaatgcttatggatcatgaaccaatcgagaacaaggcaatgtatgtgaaagaaattgatgaaaagtgagagaaaaagtTTGCAGAGATttttcagatctggaaattatgaggtgttaatcatgaaaacagttatgctttagcttttatatggtgtgctaatgatgttgctaatcacaattaagccaaatgcaaatggattagtgaaatggAAGTGTAATGCCAATTTGTCAATTCACCCTCATGTAATGCatgccaatggaacagtgctcgAATTTGCCCTTGGAATCATTTCAAATGCTGTTTGGAGCCAAGTGTAATTGGTAAAATGTGAAGGCAATGCATAATTTTTGAATTaccactttccctccaaaattcaaatgaaaagtccaaaatttttgtgatggaaatgcatgatatgtgatgcatgaattggatagtgcatgtcaagagagaaatgttgcaaaaagaaccacttcatttggccttatggtttgaaagttatgccttcttgaagttcaaattcacttggcaatgattgatccatatctcttcaaccatacatgagaaattcatgttcttggactttttggaaatgggagaacaagatctacaactttcatgttcaacaaaatttcatttgaagcatttttgatgatgtaatcttgaggagaaaatctttccatttttggcaattttgaattataagtcactttctatttttggaaagttttgtcctgactttattttcttcaatgttgatgtttgaaatgtcaaatgagacttgtttgaacatgaatgaagtatttctaaccatctcccaccttcaaatccaacagttgacttttggttgactttttccaattgacagatgacttgatcatgcacagatgaatctgagcctcaatctcctgatgcaatggctcca includes:
- the LOC127136907 gene encoding uncharacterized protein LOC127136907, translating into MESLQKEKQTVVNSLSSLQVSKPRFMSLSLPNSANSSPLLTSKRKPKGEVAESPSQDSNLTLKQQYMLQEIIFRKSKSCGEGRASLSPFDEFDHWLIKPNTAEHDNTNHESLFVDETIKESHASDNELETIADGGFKCSALCMYLPGFGKAKSVKPKKEGLEMEGTISRTVSLEKFECGSWSSSKIFNDIERDNTSSYFDLPLELINGNITNDVHSPITSAFVFEKNLKGVLKNGSSKPNGRKSDTSPHQVRFSMSSSTPRYPPSPVSCNTPSLIKAKDDFNAFLEANST